Proteins co-encoded in one Jeotgalibacillus malaysiensis genomic window:
- a CDS encoding BRAMP domain protein yields MEKIKALILNASLKSSEEESNTGYMAKEVADILKQEEAEVEIIRLADYHIAFGIDTDMGGDDQWPEIYEKVKEADIVMIGTPLWIGEKSSLATVAMERLYGGSSDTNDKGQAIYYNKVGGVLITGNEDGAKQAAASVLYGLSHIGFTVPPNVDAYWVGEAGPGPSYIEAEGYKSEFTQSHIQMLAYNTLHLAKILKENPIPAKGNTM; encoded by the coding sequence ATGGAAAAAATCAAAGCGCTTATTTTGAATGCATCACTGAAGTCGTCTGAGGAAGAGTCGAATACAGGTTATATGGCAAAAGAGGTTGCTGACATACTTAAACAGGAAGAGGCTGAAGTGGAAATCATCCGCCTTGCCGATTATCACATTGCATTTGGTATCGATACAGATATGGGTGGGGATGATCAGTGGCCTGAGATTTATGAGAAAGTAAAAGAAGCGGACATTGTCATGATTGGGACACCGCTTTGGATTGGTGAAAAGAGCAGTCTTGCAACAGTGGCAATGGAGAGATTGTATGGCGGCAGCAGTGATACAAATGATAAAGGTCAGGCGATTTATTATAATAAAGTCGGCGGTGTCCTGATTACAGGTAATGAGGATGGTGCAAAACAGGCAGCTGCTTCAGTTCTTTACGGTTTGTCGCATATCGGTTTTACAGTACCTCCGAATGTGGATGCCTACTGGGTTGGAGAAGCAGGACCGGGTCCTTCTTATATTGAAGCTGAAGGATATAAGAGTGAATTTACTCAGTCCCATATTCAGATGCTTGCTTATAATACCCTGCACCTCGCAAAGATTTTAAAGGAAAATCCGATCCCGGCTAAAGGTAATACAATGTAA
- a CDS encoding serine/threonine-protein kinase produces MKDYSGLADSVKFSTDHSVLSAASECTLIGVGRSAAVFKIKDENKVMKVFFPGHEKTAKEEAEIYQLLAGSEFYPAVYDSGAHYLVIDYVEGKTFFQCLSEGIRIEKKHIDEVDEALGVARNRGLKPSDVHLRNIILKPDGHIMMIDLARFRQDKAYDRQWDDLKKVWKYYHKSYFPKRLPAIVLNGAAFLYKNIWEKAARKMHT; encoded by the coding sequence ATGAAGGATTACAGTGGATTAGCTGATAGTGTCAAATTTAGTACGGATCATTCAGTACTGAGCGCCGCATCTGAGTGTACGCTGATTGGCGTTGGCAGAAGCGCAGCAGTATTTAAAATAAAGGACGAAAATAAAGTAATGAAAGTATTTTTTCCGGGTCATGAAAAAACGGCAAAAGAAGAAGCGGAAATTTATCAATTGCTTGCAGGAAGTGAGTTCTATCCGGCTGTCTATGATTCGGGTGCTCATTATCTGGTCATTGATTATGTTGAAGGGAAGACGTTTTTTCAGTGTCTGTCAGAAGGGATCAGGATTGAAAAGAAGCATATTGATGAAGTGGATGAAGCGCTTGGTGTAGCAAGAAACAGAGGATTAAAGCCGTCTGATGTGCACTTGCGCAATATTATCTTAAAGCCTGACGGGCATATTATGATGATTGATCTTGCACGCTTCAGACAGGATAAAGCATACGACAGACAGTGGGATGATTTGAAAAAGGTGTGGAAATACTATCACAAATCTTACTTCCCTAAAAGATTGCCTGCTATTGTATTGAATGGTGCCGCATTTTTATATAAAAACATATGGGAAAAAGCAGCCAGGAAGATGCACACGTGA
- a CDS encoding isochorismatase hydrolase, with amino-acid sequence MTKRALINIDYTNDFVATGGALTCGEPGQAIEKKVVGLTSEFHKNGDLVVFAIDLHEEGDPYHPETKLFPPHNIHGTEGRNLYGALQKFYDMIQDDENVIYIDKTRYSAFAGTNLEQLLRERGITEVHLVGVCTDICVLHTAVDAYNRGFQIVVHKEAAASFNQAGHEWALDHFASSLGAEVK; translated from the coding sequence ATGACAAAACGTGCTTTGATTAACATTGATTATACAAATGACTTTGTGGCAACAGGTGGTGCATTGACGTGTGGCGAGCCGGGACAGGCGATTGAGAAGAAAGTTGTGGGTTTGACGAGTGAGTTTCACAAGAATGGAGACCTAGTCGTTTTTGCGATTGATCTCCATGAGGAAGGCGATCCGTATCATCCTGAAACAAAGCTTTTTCCACCTCATAATATCCATGGGACTGAAGGAAGAAATCTGTACGGGGCGCTGCAGAAGTTTTATGATATGATTCAAGATGATGAAAATGTGATATATATAGATAAAACGCGTTACAGTGCTTTCGCCGGGACAAACCTTGAGCAGCTTCTGCGTGAACGGGGCATTACGGAAGTGCACCTCGTTGGTGTGTGTACAGATATCTGTGTTCTGCATACAGCAGTAGATGCTTATAACAGGGGATTTCAAATTGTTGTGCACAAGGAAGCGGCAGCAAGCTTTAATCAGGCAGGCCATGAATGGGCGCTTGATCATTTCGCTTCGTCGCTTGGGGCGGAAGTAAAGTAG
- a CDS encoding nicotinate phosphoribosyltransferase, producing the protein MDTLGNYTDDSLMLHTDLYQINMAKTYWEDGMHERTAVFDLYFRSLPFGNGYAVFAGLERALDYLTNFRFSESDLTYLQNEAGYQEDFIDYLRGLRFTGTVRSMVEGELVFGNEPIMRVEAPLVEAQLIETALLNIVNYQTLIATKASRIKQVVGNEVLMEFGTRRAHELDAAIWGTRAAYLGGFSATSNVRAGKMFGLPIAGTHSHAMIQAYRDEYTAFMKYAETHQDCVFLVDTYDTLKSGVPAAIAVAKEMGDRINFKGIRLDSGDIAYLSKEARKMLDEAGFKDAKIIASNDLDEYTILNLKAQGAVVDIWGIGTKLITAYDQPALGGVYKLVSIEDENGEMIDTIKISSNAEKVTTPGMKRVYRIINRVNNKSEGDYITLEGEDPQAEDHLKMFHPVHTFVTKFVTNFEARDLHQTVIEGGQLQYELPTPDQIKQHLSENLELLWDEYKRSMNPEEYPVDLSQKCWDNKMRNIQEVKQAVKNAQSNNVMR; encoded by the coding sequence ATGGACACATTAGGCAACTATACTGATGACAGTCTGATGCTGCATACAGACCTTTATCAGATCAACATGGCAAAAACATATTGGGAAGACGGCATGCATGAGCGCACTGCCGTTTTTGATCTTTATTTCAGATCCCTTCCGTTTGGCAATGGGTATGCCGTTTTTGCAGGACTTGAAAGAGCGCTGGATTATCTGACTAACTTCAGGTTTAGCGAGTCTGATCTGACTTATCTGCAAAATGAAGCAGGGTACCAGGAGGATTTCATTGATTATCTCAGAGGTCTCCGCTTTACAGGGACTGTCAGGTCAATGGTTGAAGGAGAATTGGTCTTTGGTAACGAACCGATTATGCGGGTAGAGGCACCGCTTGTTGAAGCGCAGTTAATTGAGACCGCGCTGCTTAATATTGTGAACTATCAAACACTCATTGCAACGAAAGCTTCTAGAATTAAGCAGGTTGTCGGAAATGAAGTGTTAATGGAATTCGGTACACGCCGCGCGCATGAGCTTGATGCAGCAATCTGGGGCACACGTGCAGCGTACCTCGGCGGTTTTTCAGCGACGAGTAACGTCCGTGCAGGTAAAATGTTCGGTCTGCCGATCGCCGGTACCCATTCGCACGCGATGATTCAGGCATACCGCGATGAGTACACTGCGTTTATGAAATATGCTGAAACCCATCAGGACTGTGTGTTTCTTGTAGATACGTACGATACACTTAAGTCAGGCGTTCCTGCTGCGATTGCAGTTGCAAAGGAAATGGGAGACCGTATCAATTTTAAAGGGATCCGCCTAGATAGCGGTGATATTGCTTACCTGTCAAAGGAAGCACGTAAAATGCTTGATGAAGCAGGCTTTAAGGATGCAAAAATCATTGCTTCGAATGACCTTGATGAGTATACGATCCTTAACCTGAAAGCGCAGGGTGCGGTTGTTGATATCTGGGGAATCGGGACAAAGCTGATTACGGCTTACGATCAGCCTGCGCTCGGCGGCGTATATAAGCTTGTCTCTATTGAAGATGAGAATGGCGAGATGATTGATACCATTAAGATTTCAAGTAATGCTGAAAAAGTTACAACTCCCGGCATGAAACGGGTGTACCGCATTATTAACCGGGTAAATAATAAATCAGAAGGTGATTACATTACGCTTGAAGGAGAAGATCCACAGGCTGAAGATCACTTGAAGATGTTTCATCCGGTGCATACTTTTGTAACGAAATTCGTGACAAACTTTGAAGCGCGTGATCTTCATCAGACCGTAATAGAAGGCGGGCAGCTGCAATATGAACTGCCTACACCTGATCAGATTAAGCAGCACCTTTCAGAGAACCTAGAACTGTTATGGGATGAATATAAACGTTCAATGAATCCGGAGGAATATCCGGTCGACCTTAGTCAGAAGTGCTGGGACAATAAAATGAGAAACATTCAGGAAGTAAAGCAGGCTGTGAAAAATGCGCAGTCAAATAACGTAATGAGGTGA